Proteins encoded together in one Shewanella oneidensis MR-1 window:
- a CDS encoding gp436 family protein, with protein MAVYATKQDLIDRDESMLWNFAIDRTTGELNDTYINQALEQADDEINSFMTRYALPLATVPSMLNKLAITIAFYWLADRDQQATNLLEERYKNALATLREIGSGKRDLGLPQADKPTETSLGKVELVQDNERLFTRKSLSGVL; from the coding sequence ATGGCAGTTTATGCAACTAAACAAGACCTGATTGATCGTGATGAGTCGATGCTGTGGAACTTTGCAATTGATCGCACCACAGGCGAGTTAAACGATACCTATATCAATCAGGCATTAGAGCAAGCGGACGATGAGATTAACTCATTTATGACCCGCTACGCGCTGCCCTTGGCCACAGTGCCAAGCATGTTGAATAAGCTCGCCATCACTATTGCATTTTACTGGCTAGCGGATCGTGACCAGCAAGCCACCAACTTACTTGAAGAGCGTTATAAAAACGCACTGGCCACATTAAGAGAAATTGGATCAGGTAAGCGTGACTTAGGTTTACCACAGGCAGATAAGCCCACCGAAACCAGCTTAGGCAAAGTCGAACTGGTTCAGGATAACGAGCGTTTGTTTACCCGTAAAAGCCTGAGTGGGGTGCTGTAA
- a CDS encoding phage protein, with amino-acid sequence MSEPQAKTQTRSRKNAGQSVSTTATVAQDPLLQTQKTESQTVVNSDADKATADAEAKAKLEADTLAKEQAEQAAKQAAEQQAKDEAEAKAKADEQDKLNPTNQDGSNEKPLSKNPSYLNVAGGNDLAIVGAFTVRAKADAGFWRSGVQFHRLTETLVLVVDGDHVSTDDVSTLEPDAKHVVCLTREKAERVHREPNLVVEDVDLETLIDPASVIDLASK; translated from the coding sequence GTGAGTGAACCACAAGCCAAAACCCAAACGCGTTCGCGCAAAAACGCAGGACAAAGCGTGTCAACAACAGCAACAGTGGCACAAGATCCCCTGCTGCAAACGCAGAAAACCGAATCGCAAACAGTAGTTAATAGCGATGCTGATAAAGCAACAGCTGACGCAGAAGCCAAAGCCAAGCTTGAAGCAGACACGTTAGCCAAGGAACAGGCTGAACAGGCGGCTAAGCAAGCTGCTGAACAACAGGCCAAAGACGAAGCCGAAGCGAAAGCCAAAGCGGATGAACAGGACAAACTAAACCCCACTAATCAGGACGGTTCAAATGAAAAGCCATTATCCAAAAATCCATCTTATCTTAATGTCGCTGGCGGTAATGATCTCGCCATTGTTGGAGCCTTTACAGTACGCGCTAAAGCGGACGCAGGCTTTTGGCGCTCTGGTGTGCAGTTCCATCGCCTCACAGAAACTCTGGTGCTCGTGGTTGATGGAGATCATGTCAGCACGGACGACGTATCTACGCTTGAGCCTGACGCTAAACACGTTGTGTGTCTTACTCGTGAAAAGGCTGAGCGTGTCCACCGTGAGCCGAACTTGGTTGTGGAAGACGTTGACCTCGAAACCCTTATCGACCCAGCAAGCGTTATTGACCTAGCTAGCAAATAA
- a CDS encoding phage virion morphogenesis protein, which yields MSLNVEVSGVELQRYQQLMDTLGDPKHKAELLDALGGIVESQTRRRIADEKSAPDGSSWPAWSDAYSKTRHGNQSLLRGGGDLLDSIQYIVEKNQVRIGSPLPYAAVHQDGFSGAVQVDAHTRLITQAFGKALAFPVYQQVSAFTRMMNIPQREFLGLSRDNQQEVYAVLGSFWGDLMAGAAQ from the coding sequence ATGTCGCTCAATGTTGAGGTGTCAGGGGTTGAGCTGCAACGTTATCAGCAGCTCATGGATACCCTTGGCGACCCAAAGCACAAGGCCGAATTGTTGGATGCCCTGGGCGGCATTGTTGAAAGCCAAACTCGGAGACGTATTGCTGATGAAAAGTCTGCGCCTGATGGTTCTAGTTGGCCTGCTTGGTCCGACGCTTATTCCAAGACCCGCCATGGTAATCAATCGCTGCTACGAGGAGGCGGAGATCTTCTCGACTCCATTCAGTACATCGTGGAAAAAAATCAAGTTCGCATTGGTTCCCCACTGCCTTACGCCGCAGTGCATCAAGACGGCTTTAGCGGTGCAGTGCAAGTGGATGCACATACGCGCCTTATTACACAAGCCTTTGGTAAAGCATTGGCGTTTCCGGTGTATCAGCAAGTAAGCGCCTTTACTCGGATGATGAACATCCCTCAGCGCGAGTTCTTGGGCTTAAGCCGCGACAATCAGCAAGAAGTGTATGCGGTGCTAGGTAGCTTTTGGGGTGACTTAATGGCAGGTGCAGCGCAATGA
- a CDS encoding phage protein, translating to MTIAVQLNTTSWVLVSSAAAGFMENQTGNVALIRVEDTPPANTDSMGHQLKNEDGLGWSRATAKNIYARLLVGQGSMIVTEG from the coding sequence ATGACAATCGCAGTGCAACTTAATACAACCTCTTGGGTTTTGGTATCTAGCGCCGCTGCTGGGTTTATGGAAAACCAGACTGGCAATGTTGCGTTAATACGAGTTGAAGATACGCCGCCAGCCAACACTGACTCAATGGGGCATCAACTTAAAAATGAAGACGGTTTGGGGTGGTCACGCGCTACCGCTAAAAACATCTATGCCCGTTTGCTGGTTGGGCAGGGATCAATGATTGTGACAGAGGGTTAA
- a CDS encoding phage protein: MFFKGAPLISQSASPLPVDSLLMRSSYVSSGTTLKQTLAASNVPQTILFNKLSLPSPDLIVDLVTGEVTAVKDYVGMASLNCIVIRESGSGSDALWGVFVEVFDSASGTWVKAQDSLRELTLSRDIEDEVRPIDYTLAVSFQAGAKFRWRHYTSDASRQVSLIAKAATAVLPGAAAAIMSFWGVKP; this comes from the coding sequence ATGTTTTTTAAGGGTGCGCCACTAATCAGCCAAAGCGCTTCTCCTTTACCAGTAGACTCGCTGCTAATGCGTTCAAGCTATGTTTCATCGGGTACGACACTAAAGCAAACACTTGCAGCAAGTAACGTTCCGCAAACCATCTTATTCAATAAGTTGTCGTTACCGTCTCCCGATTTAATAGTTGATTTGGTAACTGGTGAAGTCACTGCCGTTAAAGATTATGTCGGCATGGCCAGCCTCAACTGCATTGTCATTCGCGAAAGCGGCAGTGGCAGTGATGCGCTGTGGGGTGTGTTTGTTGAAGTGTTTGATAGCGCTTCTGGTACGTGGGTTAAAGCTCAAGACAGCTTGCGTGAGCTGACTTTATCGCGAGATATCGAAGACGAAGTCAGGCCAATTGATTACACATTGGCGGTCTCTTTCCAAGCAGGGGCAAAGTTTCGCTGGCGACATTACACCAGTGATGCTAGTCGCCAAGTTTCATTAATTGCAAAAGCAGCAACAGCAGTATTGCCTGGCGCAGCGGCGGCAATCATGAGTTTTTGGGGCGTTAAACCCTAA
- a CDS encoding Mu-like prophage major head subunit gpT family protein has product MATEAQVLEALQATMSAAYTRGLSAAKPQWNMIATEVPSAGAANFYGWLKDLPGIVEWTGARQLANLGKHGYSIENKTFESSISISRDNVDDDQIGQYSVIAQNYGDQVAYFPDTLAYPLLKAGFTTLCYDGQNFFDTDHPLATTPATTFSNVIGDPATDTGEPWFLIDDTKVLKPIVFQNRRPFVFKNMNPNEEYTWFNNKYAAGVDGRCNVGFSFPQLAIGSKAALTEANYAAAKKLLLKMKKVDGTPIGTRATKLVVGPDNEAAAKKLISRMLIEGGDTNIYYNDVEIVVSPLVTA; this is encoded by the coding sequence ATGGCTACTGAAGCACAAGTATTAGAAGCACTGCAGGCCACGATGTCAGCGGCCTACACCCGCGGTTTGTCAGCAGCTAAACCGCAATGGAACATGATTGCCACGGAAGTCCCTAGCGCGGGTGCGGCAAACTTTTACGGTTGGTTAAAAGACTTGCCTGGGATTGTTGAATGGACAGGTGCCCGCCAGTTGGCGAACCTTGGCAAACATGGCTATTCAATCGAAAACAAAACCTTTGAAAGCTCGATCTCTATTTCTCGCGACAACGTAGACGATGATCAAATTGGTCAGTACAGCGTGATTGCGCAAAACTATGGCGATCAAGTTGCTTACTTCCCAGATACCTTGGCCTATCCATTGCTCAAGGCAGGGTTCACAACCCTGTGCTACGACGGTCAAAACTTTTTTGATACTGACCACCCATTAGCCACTACGCCAGCCACTACGTTCTCTAACGTGATTGGTGATCCAGCAACAGATACTGGCGAGCCTTGGTTCTTGATTGACGATACCAAAGTGCTAAAGCCGATTGTGTTCCAGAACCGTCGCCCATTCGTGTTCAAAAACATGAACCCGAATGAAGAGTACACCTGGTTTAACAACAAATATGCAGCGGGTGTTGATGGCCGTTGTAACGTTGGTTTCTCCTTCCCGCAGTTAGCTATCGGCTCTAAAGCAGCATTGACAGAAGCTAACTACGCAGCCGCTAAAAAGCTGTTGTTAAAGATGAAGAAGGTCGACGGTACACCAATTGGTACCCGTGCCACTAAGTTAGTTGTTGGCCCTGACAACGAAGCCGCGGCGAAGAAACTGATTAGCCGCATGCTGATCGAAGGTGGCGATACCAACATCTATTACAACGATGTTGAGATTGTGGTTTCGCCTTTAGTTACTGCATAA